In Rutidosis leptorrhynchoides isolate AG116_Rl617_1_P2 chromosome 2, CSIRO_AGI_Rlap_v1, whole genome shotgun sequence, one genomic interval encodes:
- the LOC139889863 gene encoding uncharacterized protein yields the protein MVRPRAPATPTYTLTAEQFQQLLAAAQGGGAAQAPPHNVTCSYKNFMDCKPTSYNGTEGPIKLIRWFEKLESVFRISNCLEADRVKYATHTLSGSALTWWNAHCQTVGIDVANATPWDTVKRMMTDKYCPRNQVQKLEAEFYGHVVKNDDIESYNHRFLELASLCPSMVTPLYKMIEKYVEGLPSDIQGNVISAGKETIEGAMLLAQDLVMAARRKKAISKPAEVRTGDNKRNFDNQSNSPSQNSSKKPADGKPRCNRCEKNHYGRCMVPCTNCKKIGHLAKNCRLPAATASAAKAYVPTCYGCGEKGHIKPNCPKKKTDAGNAKGRAFVMTTEEARDDDEVITGTFLVNNFYATVLFDSGADRTDKHFKIDLLPVELGSFDVVVGMDWLSPIKTGIMCFDKTINIPLENDETLIIQGEKSGSKLNLISCIKTRKYLMKGYQAILAHVKEVKPDEKRVEDVPIVRDFPEVFPEELPGLLPQRQVEYQIDLTPGFKCLFED from the exons ATGGTTCGCCCACGAGCTCCAGCTACTCCAACTTATACCTTAACTGCAGAACAATTTCAGCAGCTACTCGCTGCAGCTCAAGGTGGTGGTGCTGCTCAAGCTCCGCCCCACAATGTTACTTGCTCCTACAAAAATTTTATGGATTGCAAGCCTACATCTTACaacggaactgaaggaccaatcaaATTGATtcgttggttcgagaaacttgaatccgtATTTCGTATCAGTAACTGTTTAGAAGCTGATCGTGTTAAGTATGCCACCCACACTCTTTCTGGGAGTGCTCTGACCTGGTGGAATGCCCATTGCCAAACTGTAGGGATTGATGTTGCTAACGCTACTCCATGGGATACCGTCAAAAGAATGATGACCGATAAGTACTGTCCTAGGAATCAGGTCCAAAAATTGGAGGCCGAATTCTATGGACACGTGGTAAAGAATGACGACATAGAGTCATATAATCATCGTTTTCTGGAACTAGCATCCTTGTGTCCATCTATGGTCACCCCCTTATACAAGATGATAGAAAAGTATGTTGAGGGTCTACCTTCTGATATCCAGGGGAATGTTATATCTGCTGGTAAGGAAACTATTGAGGGTGCTATGCTGTTAGCCCAAGATTTAGTTATGGCTGCTAGAAGAAAGAAGGCAATTAGTAAACCAGCTGAGGTAAGGACAGGGGATAACAAAAGAAATTTTGACAATCAGAGTAATAGTCCCAGCCAGAACTCAAGTAAGAAGCCAGCTGATGGGAAACCTAGATGTAACCGATGTGAGAAAAACCACTATGGGAGGTGTATGGTACCGTGCACCAACTGCAAGAAAATAGGTCATCTTGCTAAAAACTGTAGACTTCCTGCTGCTACAGCTTCAGCCGCAAAGGCCTATGTCCCTACCTGCTATGGTTGTGGGGAAAAAGGTCATATTAAGCCTAACTGTCCAAAGAAGAAAACTGATGCTGGTAATGCTAAAGGTAGGGCTTTTGTCATGACTACTGAAGAAGcccgtgatgatgatgaagtgataacgggtacgttcCTTGTTAACAACTTCTACGCTACTGTTCTATTTgattctggtgctgatagaa CCGACAAACACTTTAAGATAGACTTATTGCCAGtggagttgggaagctttgatgtagttgtagggatggattggttatccccAATAAAGACGGGAATTATGTGCTTCGATAAAACCATTAACATTCCCCTTGAGAATGATGAAACCTTAATCATTCAAggagaaaagagtggttccaaactTAACCTCATTTCATGCATCAAAACCCGCAAGTACCTAATGAAAGGGTACCAAGCCATTCTAGCTCATGTAAAGGAAGTCAAACCGGATGAGAAACGAGTTGAAGATGTACCGATagttagagactttcctgaagtttttcctgagGAACTCCCTGGTCTCCTTCCCCAACGGCAGGTTGAGTATCAGATTGACTTgactcccg GGTTCAAGTGTcttttcgaagattga